In Elusimicrobiota bacterium, the following proteins share a genomic window:
- a CDS encoding 2,3-bisphosphoglycerate-independent phosphoglycerate mutase yields the protein MIEQEFLKKLTVKTDTKIVLVVMDGLGGLQNESGKTELEAANHPNLDNLAKISICGLSDPISPGITPGSGPAHLSLFGYDPLRHEIGRGLLDTLGIDFEFTVNDMAARGNYCTVDDKDIITDRRAGRISTDKNIELCKKLDGMEIDGIKIFVRPVKEHRFSVIFRGKDLSDKLLDSDPQKEGLKPPDVVVIDKSAVRSAEIVNKFIRKTKEILKNDHPANMVLLRGFSKMVNLPKFQEVYKLTPACIALYPMYKGLARLCGMEVVKAGDTIETEFSTLKENFSKYDFFYMHIKQTDSSGEDGDFARKVKVIEQVDKSIPVLTSLNPDVIIVTGDHSTPAVNSGHSWHPVPLLIYSKKCRFDKVERFAEMDCISGGLGRISARDVMPLALANAGKLLKYGA from the coding sequence ATGATTGAACAGGAATTTTTAAAAAAACTAACTGTAAAAACGGATACAAAAATTGTGCTTGTTGTAATGGATGGGTTAGGCGGGCTTCAAAATGAAAGTGGTAAAACAGAACTTGAAGCGGCAAACCATCCCAATTTAGATAATCTCGCTAAAATTTCAATATGCGGTTTATCAGACCCCATTTCACCTGGAATTACTCCCGGCAGCGGGCCTGCGCACCTTTCACTTTTTGGTTACGACCCGTTAAGACATGAAATCGGTCGCGGGCTTCTAGATACGCTTGGGATAGATTTTGAATTTACCGTTAACGACATGGCAGCACGGGGAAATTATTGTACAGTCGACGATAAAGATATAATTACTGACCGTCGTGCCGGGCGGATTTCAACCGACAAAAATATAGAACTTTGTAAGAAACTTGACGGTATGGAAATTGACGGAATAAAAATATTTGTAAGACCTGTCAAAGAACACAGGTTTTCAGTAATTTTCAGGGGTAAGGATTTATCTGACAAGCTTTTAGATTCCGACCCGCAAAAAGAGGGATTAAAACCGCCGGACGTTGTTGTTATAGATAAATCTGCTGTCCGTTCTGCAGAAATTGTCAATAAATTTATCCGGAAAACGAAAGAGATTTTAAAAAATGACCATCCTGCTAATATGGTTTTGCTTCGCGGATTTTCTAAAATGGTTAATTTACCGAAATTTCAGGAAGTTTATAAACTTACGCCTGCCTGTATTGCTTTATATCCTATGTATAAAGGTCTTGCCCGGTTATGCGGTATGGAAGTTGTAAAAGCGGGTGATACCATAGAAACGGAATTTTCAACATTGAAAGAAAATTTTTCAAAGTATGATTTCTTCTACATGCATATAAAACAGACGGATTCTTCAGGTGAAGACGGCGATTTTGCGAGAAAAGTAAAAGTGATTGAACAAGTTGATAAATCAATACCCGTATTGACAAGTTTAAACCCTGATGTTATAATAGTAACCGGAGACCATTCTACACCTGCAGTGAATAGCGGTCATTCCTGGCACCCGGTACCTTTATTAATTTATTCTAAAAAATGTAGGTTTGATAAAGTTGAAAGGTTCGCGGAAATGGATTGTATTTCCGGAGGTTTAGGAAGAATTTCAGCAAGAGACGTAATGCCGCTGGCGCTTGCGAATGCAGGAAAATTATTGAAATATGGCGCATAG
- a CDS encoding CmcI family methyltransferase produces the protein MSLINRIKNEVRALRDIVYYKMYYSPKSEKDIVRNFHKLYYDSNVMHKTWRNTYWLGVRALKCPLDLWIYQEIIYEQKPDVIIETGTANGGSARYLATMCDFVNNGKIITVDIENVANRPQHKRIQYLLGSSISKEIVEQIKKQISDKDKVMVILDSDHRKDHVLEELKIYSKFVTKGSYLIVEDSNVNGHPVNISFGPGPYEAIEEFLKENKNFVIDEEKEKFLMTFNPSGYLRKI, from the coding sequence ATGAGTTTAATAAATCGGATAAAAAATGAAGTAAGGGCGTTACGGGATATTGTTTATTATAAAATGTATTATTCCCCAAAGTCCGAAAAAGACATTGTAAGAAATTTTCATAAACTTTATTATGATTCCAATGTCATGCACAAGACTTGGCGTAATACATATTGGCTGGGTGTTCGTGCATTAAAATGTCCGTTGGATCTTTGGATATACCAGGAAATTATTTATGAACAGAAACCGGATGTAATAATAGAAACCGGAACTGCGAACGGCGGCAGTGCACGGTATTTGGCTACAATGTGTGATTTTGTAAATAACGGAAAAATTATTACTGTGGATATTGAAAATGTTGCCAACCGTCCCCAGCATAAAAGAATACAATATTTACTGGGTTCGTCTATTTCCAAAGAAATTGTCGAACAGATAAAAAAGCAGATAAGCGATAAGGATAAAGTGATGGTTATACTGGATTCCGACCATAGGAAAGACCATGTCCTTGAAGAATTAAAAATTTACAGCAAATTTGTCACGAAAGGCAGTTATTTGATTGTAGAAGACAGCAATGTAAACGGACATCCGGTGAATATTTCTTTTGGTCCCGGTCCATATGAGGCAATTGAAGAATTTTTAAAAGAAAATAAAAATTTCGTTATCGACGAAGAAAAAGAAAAATTTTTAATGACATTTAATCCCAGCGGTTACCTGAGAAAGATATAA
- a CDS encoding LptF/LptG family permease, which produces MKIIDRYIIKEFLPKFLTSLSVFTLILLMDQIFDFLADLVLNKGVNFLDTLKLFLYLLSSLFMFSVPISIFSGSVLLFSRMNEDNEITAIRTAGIATTSIIKPVAVISFLLSLLMFHVNSTLAPQANSKFKKLYYPILYKNPVTQFSEKNFIQIQNYDIYVKKIQKDNTLKGVLIYKWEEGLPTITTAKSAEMVIAEEKGFLFRLNNGMTFQENSKRIGDFSVCNFLTNEMVLAVNNNTDFLANREVSIRELKSKDLLKKLKTVAPELKNLYITEFHLRIALACAGFILIFVSIPLSLLYKKRAKSFGITSIIAIIFAYYTLLIAGTTMGQKGFINPVAAVWFPNFTFGIIGALLTLKLIKK; this is translated from the coding sequence ATGAAAATAATTGACCGATATATTATCAAAGAATTTTTACCAAAATTCCTTACTTCACTTTCAGTATTTACCTTAATATTACTTATGGATCAGATTTTTGATTTTCTTGCTGATTTAGTTTTAAACAAAGGTGTAAATTTTCTAGATACTTTAAAATTATTTTTATATCTGCTATCTTCGCTTTTTATGTTTTCGGTTCCTATATCAATATTTTCCGGCAGTGTTTTGCTTTTCAGCCGCATGAATGAAGACAATGAAATAACTGCAATACGAACCGCAGGCATAGCAACCACCTCAATTATAAAACCAGTTGCAGTAATTTCATTTTTATTGTCCTTACTTATGTTTCATGTAAATTCCACATTAGCGCCGCAAGCAAATTCAAAATTTAAAAAACTTTATTACCCCATACTTTATAAAAACCCTGTTACGCAGTTCTCTGAGAAAAATTTTATTCAAATCCAAAATTATGATATCTACGTAAAAAAAATCCAAAAAGATAATACCCTTAAAGGTGTGTTAATTTACAAGTGGGAGGAGGGACTCCCTACAATAACAACAGCAAAAAGTGCGGAAATGGTTATAGCGGAGGAAAAAGGATTCTTATTCCGTTTAAACAATGGTATGACTTTTCAGGAGAATTCTAAGAGAATCGGAGATTTTAGCGTTTGCAATTTTTTAACCAATGAAATGGTACTCGCAGTAAACAACAATACAGATTTCCTAGCAAACAGAGAGGTTAGCATACGAGAATTAAAATCAAAGGATTTATTAAAAAAACTCAAAACGGTTGCGCCCGAATTGAAAAATTTATATATTACTGAATTCCATTTGCGAATCGCCCTGGCTTGCGCTGGTTTTATACTTATATTTGTATCAATTCCCCTGTCATTACTTTATAAAAAAAGAGCAAAGAGCTTTGGAATTACATCTATTATCGCAATTATATTTGCCTATTACACGCTTTTAATAGCAGGGACTACTATGGGTCAAAAGGGTTTCATAAATCCAGTGGCTGCAGTATGGTTCCCAAACTTTACATTTGGAATAATAGGCGCTTTACTGACACTAAAATTAATTAAAAAATAA
- the ruvC gene encoding crossover junction endodeoxyribonuclease RuvC — translation MIVLGVDPGIASCGWAVIEAIKDSRLTIKECGVIKTLPDVPFGNRLYIISRELKKIIRNNKPEVASVEQIYFAKNVKTAITVSHARGVVIVTCVEMGLSICEFTPLQVKQALTGYGQADKNQVGYMVKNILKLKELPKDDNTVDAIAIGICYLNTNSVTQIKANITNKTQITA, via the coding sequence ATGATAGTACTTGGAGTTGACCCCGGGATTGCTTCTTGCGGGTGGGCGGTTATAGAAGCGATTAAAGATTCAAGATTAACGATTAAAGAATGCGGGGTAATAAAGACCTTGCCGGATGTTCCGTTTGGGAATCGGCTTTATATAATCAGCAGGGAACTTAAAAAAATAATAAGAAATAATAAGCCGGAAGTAGCGTCAGTTGAACAGATATATTTTGCAAAAAATGTTAAAACAGCAATTACAGTCAGTCATGCTCGTGGAGTTGTAATAGTAACCTGTGTAGAAATGGGACTTAGTATTTGTGAATTTACCCCGCTTCAAGTAAAGCAGGCACTTACCGGTTACGGTCAGGCAGATAAAAATCAAGTCGGTTATATGGTAAAAAATATTTTAAAATTAAAAGAACTGCCAAAAGATGATAACACAGTTGACGCTATCGCCATCGGCATCTGTTATTTAAACACGAATAGTGTCACACAAATAAAGGCAAACATCACGAACAAAACACAAATAACTGCGTAG
- a CDS encoding LptF/LptG family permease, translated as MKIIDKYLTITFSKSLAISVAVFSFIICITYIFDRLYIIFKLNASLSSFFLSLLYSFPNWLSLIFPVAILLATLFSVGDLARNNEITALRTSGCSILRIVSSIIFAGILFTIIFIFFNNTVLINSNKKFTQIWKYDIKKQKYQTNEGFNVVQIEKDKIFSAKMIDGNNEKISGLILLELDDKMNLKQKITAKEAKWKDGWLEITDTTICDFYNGNFTIKKFTAKKIPFNKKPSEFINIKKDPDELSYREISDLIVRLKKSGIPSHQEMVFKYSKLARPVSILTMLLLGIPFAIKMAKTAKIFSFAVAIFVGFLYWGGVSLGQAMGLNQTLSPLLASWLSNIIFTSVAVFLILKIE; from the coding sequence ATGAAAATTATAGATAAATATTTAACAATTACTTTTTCCAAATCACTGGCCATTTCGGTCGCAGTTTTTTCATTCATTATATGCATAACATATATTTTTGACCGCCTGTACATAATTTTTAAATTAAATGCATCGTTGTCTTCATTCTTCTTATCACTTCTTTACTCGTTTCCTAATTGGCTTTCTCTAATCTTTCCGGTGGCAATACTTTTAGCTACACTTTTTTCTGTAGGTGATTTAGCAAGAAATAATGAAATTACTGCATTAAGAACTTCGGGATGCAGTATCTTAAGAATAGTATCATCAATAATTTTTGCAGGTATTTTATTTACCATTATCTTTATTTTTTTTAATAATACCGTATTGATAAATTCAAACAAGAAATTCACTCAAATTTGGAAATATGATATAAAAAAACAGAAATATCAAACAAATGAAGGATTTAATGTTGTCCAGATTGAAAAAGACAAAATATTTTCAGCAAAAATGATTGATGGTAACAACGAAAAGATTTCTGGGCTTATTCTACTTGAGCTTGATGACAAAATGAATTTAAAGCAAAAAATAACCGCTAAAGAAGCGAAGTGGAAAGACGGATGGCTGGAGATTACTGACACTACAATATGTGACTTTTATAACGGTAATTTTACAATAAAAAAGTTCACTGCAAAAAAAATCCCGTTTAATAAAAAACCGTCGGAATTTATTAATATTAAGAAAGACCCTGACGAACTGTCTTATAGGGAAATATCCGACCTGATTGTACGACTTAAAAAATCCGGAATCCCGTCACACCAGGAAATGGTTTTTAAATATTCAAAGCTTGCGAGACCTGTATCTATTTTGACAATGTTGCTTTTAGGAATCCCTTTTGCAATAAAAATGGCAAAAACTGCAAAAATATTCTCATTTGCCGTAGCTATATTTGTCGGGTTTCTTTATTGGGGAGGAGTATCGTTAGGGCAAGCTATGGGACTTAACCAGACCCTTTCACCATTACTTGCATCATGGCTTTCTAATATAATCTTTACGTCTGTCGCGGTTTTCCTTATTTTGAAAATAGAATAA
- the ruvB gene encoding Holliday junction branch migration DNA helicase RuvB, which produces MEKRIISPITVEEEEKIDYTLRPQKLDEFIGQEKLKENLKIFISAAKKRKEPLDHCLFYSPPGLGKTTLANIIAHEMGVNIKSTSGPVMEKVGDLAAILTNFSYGDVFFIDEIHRLNRVVEESLYPVLEDFKLDIIIGQGPSAKTIKLDIPKFTLIGATTRAGLLTSPLRERFGISAHIDFYSVDNLKEIITRSAGILNIKSDKKGIDIIAERSRGTPRIANRLLRRIRDFADMRTEGIITEKLASDALESLGIDAVGLDETDRKILLTIIEKFSGGPVGVDTIAVSVSEETDTITDVYEPYLIQAGFLARTSRGRVVTELSYKHLGLPFKKQSELL; this is translated from the coding sequence ATAGAAAAGCGGATAATTAGTCCTATAACTGTTGAAGAAGAAGAAAAAATTGATTATACTTTAAGACCTCAGAAACTTGATGAATTCATCGGTCAGGAAAAACTTAAAGAAAATCTCAAGATTTTCATTTCTGCCGCAAAAAAAAGGAAAGAACCGCTCGACCATTGTCTTTTTTATTCACCGCCTGGACTTGGCAAGACAACTCTTGCTAATATAATTGCACACGAAATGGGTGTAAATATAAAATCAACGTCCGGTCCTGTTATGGAAAAAGTCGGCGATTTGGCAGCTATTTTAACTAATTTTTCATATGGAGATGTTTTTTTTATTGATGAGATTCATCGTCTAAACAGGGTGGTTGAAGAATCGCTTTATCCTGTTTTGGAAGATTTTAAATTAGATATTATTATAGGGCAGGGTCCTTCGGCAAAAACCATAAAGCTGGATATACCAAAATTTACTCTTATCGGAGCCACAACCCGTGCGGGACTTTTAACATCCCCGTTAAGAGAAAGGTTCGGCATTTCTGCCCATATTGATTTTTATTCGGTTGATAACTTGAAAGAAATTATAACACGTTCGGCAGGTATTCTTAATATAAAATCAGATAAAAAAGGTATTGACATTATAGCTGAAAGAAGCAGGGGTACTCCCAGAATAGCAAACCGGCTTTTAAGACGAATCCGTGATTTTGCTGATATGAGAACAGAAGGAATAATTACGGAAAAACTTGCATCAGATGCTCTTGAATCGCTGGGAATTGATGCAGTCGGTCTTGACGAGACAGACAGGAAAATTCTTCTTACAATTATTGAAAAATTTTCAGGTGGTCCCGTGGGTGTTGATACAATAGCAGTTTCCGTTTCAGAGGAAACAGATACGATAACTGATGTATATGAACCCTATCTTATACAAGCAGGTTTTTTGGCAAGGACTTCCCGTGGCAGAGTTGTCACAGAACTTTCATATAAACATTTAGGATTACCCTTCAAAAAACAGTCAGAACTTTTATAA
- a CDS encoding epoxyqueuosine reductase QueH codes for MRTVLLHTCCGICGFSAKKYLAEEFNIKYHWYNPNIHFPSEHKRRLEVAIKNFPLIVSEYNWKEWFSKVKSFADRKDKRCSECYMMRMTKTARKAKELKLEYFSTTLLTSPYQNHEELKKTGEQLQNKFGVKFYYYDGRENFYKNTNEFKKLGYYMQKYCGCVFSKYEK; via the coding sequence ATGCGGACAGTTTTACTCCATACTTGCTGCGGGATTTGTGGTTTTTCTGCTAAAAAATATTTAGCAGAAGAATTTAATATAAAATATCACTGGTATAATCCTAATATCCATTTTCCGTCAGAACATAAACGGCGGTTAGAAGTTGCGATTAAGAACTTTCCGCTTATAGTATCTGAGTATAATTGGAAGGAATGGTTTTCAAAGGTTAAAAGTTTTGCAGACCGGAAGGATAAAAGATGCAGCGAATGCTATATGATGCGCATGACGAAAACAGCTCGGAAAGCAAAAGAATTAAAGCTTGAGTATTTTTCAACAACACTTTTAACAAGTCCTTACCAAAATCACGAGGAGTTAAAAAAAACAGGAGAGCAGCTTCAAAATAAATTCGGTGTAAAGTTTTATTACTACGACGGCAGAGAAAACTTTTATAAAAATACAAATGAGTTTAAGAAACTCGGTTACTATATGCAAAAATATTGCGGTTGCGTGTTCAGTAAATATGAAAAATAA
- the secG gene encoding preprotein translocase subunit SecG: MYGFILTVHIIVSVGLILVVLLQAGKGAGISGLFGGGGNEAVFGGNTTPGIIKKTTTTMAVVFMITSLLLTIVAVRTRGRSLAEKIPIASQKPQSAQPAAPTAAPTTPAQPKK; this comes from the coding sequence ATGTATGGATTTATTTTGACGGTTCACATTATAGTAAGTGTTGGGTTGATTTTGGTTGTGCTTTTACAGGCTGGAAAGGGAGCGGGTATTTCCGGGCTTTTTGGCGGTGGCGGTAATGAAGCTGTGTTTGGTGGTAATACTACGCCTGGGATTATCAAAAAAACTACCACTACCATGGCAGTGGTATTTATGATAACATCGCTATTACTGACAATTGTTGCTGTCCGAACAAGGGGCAGGTCACTAGCTGAAAAAATACCGATAGCTTCTCAAAAACCGCAATCAGCACAACCGGCAGCACCAACAGCGGCACCAACAACTCCTGCCCAACCTAAGAAATAA
- the gap gene encoding type I glyceraldehyde-3-phosphate dehydrogenase — protein MKVGINGFGRIGRLVARAILEKNSKNIELVAVNDLYDAKSNAHLLKYDSVHGRFPGDVKAEGEDIISVNGKKIKVLKKKDPAELPWRELGVEVVVESTGLFTVKKDGVNKKGKEVKGAENHITKGGAKKVIISAPAEGEDITIVLGVNEDKYDPKNHHVISNASCTTNCLAPVAKVINDNWGIEKGLMTTIHAYTNDQRLQDMAHSDMRRARAAAVSMIPTSTGAAKAISLVIPDLKGKLDGFAIRVPTPNVSVVDLTATMKKNATAEEINKAVKSAAEGKMKGILGYSDEPVVSIDFNHCPLSSIFDAPFTRVLDGNLVKILAWYDNEWGYSNRVVDLIEYLINKGI, from the coding sequence ATGAAGGTAGGTATTAATGGTTTTGGCAGGATAGGGCGGTTAGTGGCAAGGGCAATATTGGAAAAAAATTCTAAAAATATTGAACTCGTTGCGGTGAATGATTTATATGATGCTAAATCTAACGCGCATCTTTTAAAGTATGATTCTGTTCACGGTAGATTTCCCGGCGATGTAAAAGCTGAGGGTGAAGATATTATCTCTGTTAATGGCAAGAAAATAAAAGTTCTTAAAAAGAAAGACCCTGCAGAACTCCCATGGAGGGAATTAGGTGTTGAAGTTGTCGTTGAATCAACCGGACTTTTCACGGTAAAGAAAGATGGAGTTAATAAAAAAGGTAAAGAAGTTAAAGGAGCTGAAAATCATATAACAAAAGGCGGTGCAAAAAAAGTAATAATTTCTGCTCCGGCAGAAGGTGAAGATATTACAATTGTTCTTGGAGTGAATGAAGATAAATATGATCCCAAAAACCATCATGTTATTTCAAATGCTTCCTGCACAACTAATTGTCTGGCTCCGGTAGCAAAAGTTATAAATGATAATTGGGGAATTGAAAAGGGGTTGATGACCACAATTCATGCTTACACGAATGACCAGCGGTTACAGGATATGGCTCATTCTGATATGCGTCGTGCGAGAGCGGCAGCAGTCTCTATGATTCCTACATCAACAGGTGCGGCAAAAGCAATTTCTCTTGTAATACCGGACTTAAAAGGCAAGCTTGATGGTTTCGCCATTCGAGTTCCAACCCCGAATGTTTCAGTAGTTGATTTAACTGCAACTATGAAGAAAAACGCGACTGCCGAAGAAATTAATAAAGCAGTAAAATCTGCAGCTGAAGGCAAAATGAAAGGAATTCTTGGATATTCAGATGAACCAGTAGTATCAATTGATTTTAATCATTGCCCTTTATCATCTATATTTGACGCACCGTTTACAAGAGTTCTTGACGGTAATTTGGTAAAGATTCTTGCATGGTATGATAATGAGTGGGGATATTCAAACAGGGTAGTTGATTTGATTGAATATTTGATTAACAAAGGAATATAA
- a CDS encoding YebC/PmpR family DNA-binding transcriptional regulator has product MSGHSKWAGIKHKKAIIDAKRGKVFTRIARELTIAAKQSGNNPENNSRLRKAIEDAKMANMPSDNVKKAIQRGTGELPGVNYEELSYEGYGPGGVAVIVEVTTDNKNRTHSEIKKIFSSHGGNLGETGCVGWMFQSKGYIATEKTKVKEDEIMTIAIDNGAEDVKSDDADLYEIITQPADFEKVKKAIENKKIDIEVAENTKLPTTYIKLEGADANKMIELVTELEEHDDVKNVFSNFEVE; this is encoded by the coding sequence ATGTCAGGACATTCTAAATGGGCGGGAATAAAACACAAGAAGGCAATTATAGATGCCAAAAGAGGAAAGGTTTTTACCAGGATTGCCAGGGAACTTACCATTGCTGCCAAGCAAAGCGGTAATAATCCGGAAAATAACTCCAGGTTAAGAAAAGCTATTGAAGATGCTAAAATGGCAAATATGCCGTCTGATAATGTAAAAAAAGCTATTCAGCGCGGGACCGGTGAGTTGCCGGGTGTAAACTATGAGGAATTGTCATACGAGGGTTATGGTCCCGGTGGAGTTGCTGTTATAGTTGAAGTTACGACTGACAATAAAAACAGGACGCATTCGGAGATAAAAAAAATATTTTCTTCACATGGCGGTAATCTTGGCGAGACCGGTTGTGTCGGCTGGATGTTCCAGTCAAAAGGCTATATTGCGACTGAAAAAACAAAGGTTAAAGAAGATGAAATAATGACAATTGCAATTGACAACGGCGCTGAAGATGTAAAGAGTGATGATGCAGACTTATATGAGATTATTACACAGCCGGCAGATTTTGAAAAAGTAAAAAAAGCGATTGAAAACAAAAAAATTGATATTGAGGTGGCAGAAAATACAAAATTACCTACAACATATATCAAACTTGAAGGTGCAGATGCAAATAAGATGATAGAACTTGTAACTGAATTAGAAGAACACGATGATGTTAAAAATGTTTTTTCAAATTTCGAAGTAGAATAA
- the ruvA gene encoding Holliday junction branch migration protein RuvA, whose product MISQLTGTLVSKKKNKIVIDVGGVGYELTISMATFSELPPETMKLKILTYQHVRENAIDLFGFSSQFEKELFLLLIGVSGIGPKTAMEILSNTSISGFRKAIISSDMKTISGIHGIGKKTAEKLIFELKDKMKEFYLPDREVTTSALAFDDAVEALKSLGFTYIQSKEAVETAVARIKKEASTQEIIKEALKDLEK is encoded by the coding sequence ATGATATCTCAGCTTACCGGAACGCTTGTTTCCAAGAAAAAAAATAAAATTGTTATTGATGTCGGTGGTGTAGGGTATGAACTGACAATTTCAATGGCAACGTTTTCCGAACTCCCGCCTGAGACAATGAAATTAAAAATATTGACTTATCAGCATGTGCGGGAAAATGCCATTGACCTTTTTGGATTTTCATCCCAATTTGAAAAAGAACTTTTTTTACTTTTGATAGGTGTTTCGGGTATTGGTCCAAAAACGGCTATGGAAATTTTATCAAATACTTCTATTTCCGGGTTTAGGAAAGCCATTATTTCTTCAGACATGAAAACTATTTCAGGTATTCACGGGATTGGCAAGAAAACAGCTGAAAAACTTATTTTCGAATTAAAAGATAAAATGAAAGAATTTTATTTGCCGGATAGAGAGGTTACAACTTCTGCATTAGCATTTGATGATGCAGTAGAAGCATTAAAGTCGCTCGGTTTTACATATATTCAGTCCAAGGAAGCAGTTGAAACTGCAGTTGCTCGTATTAAAAAAGAGGCTTCAACTCAGGAAATAATAAAAGAGGCACTTAAAGATTTAGAGAAGTGA
- a CDS encoding phosphoglycerate kinase, which produces MTKLTIRDVDLKGKKVLMRVDYNVPLDKSQNITDDTRIKESIPTIKYLIDNGCKIILCSHLGRPKGKVALEFSLKPVAKRLAELLKIDVKFAPDCIGEEVKKLASGLKPKEILLLENLRFHPEEEKNDEKFAKQLSELADFFVQDAFGTVHRAHASTAGVNRYLPSAAGFLLEKEIKYLGDTLQNPKRPFIAILGGAKVSDKISVIENLIKKVDAILIGGAMAYTFLKAQGISIGKSLVEEDKLNLAKDLMKKAGKIQFLLPIDHIIADKVDASANVEETKSIDIKDGWMGVDIGSTTITKYSSVIKSAKTIVLNGPMGVFEIDKFAKGTNAVVCAIAEATLKGAISIIGGGDSVSAVKKAGVSDKVSHISTGGGASLEFLEGKDLPGIAALKDK; this is translated from the coding sequence ATGACGAAACTTACGATTCGGGATGTTGATTTGAAAGGTAAGAAGGTTTTGATGCGGGTTGATTATAATGTGCCGTTGGATAAGTCACAGAACATCACCGATGACACGAGAATAAAAGAATCAATTCCTACTATAAAATATCTTATTGATAATGGTTGCAAAATTATTTTATGCTCTCATTTAGGCAGACCGAAAGGTAAGGTTGCCCTGGAATTTTCATTAAAGCCGGTTGCTAAGAGATTAGCGGAATTGCTGAAAATAGATGTAAAATTTGCGCCGGATTGTATTGGTGAAGAAGTTAAGAAACTTGCTTCCGGTTTGAAACCTAAAGAGATTTTGTTGCTTGAAAATCTCAGGTTTCATCCTGAAGAAGAAAAGAACGATGAAAAATTTGCAAAACAGCTTTCGGAACTTGCAGATTTTTTTGTTCAGGACGCTTTTGGAACAGTTCATCGTGCCCACGCATCAACAGCCGGTGTGAATAGATATTTACCTTCAGCAGCAGGTTTTTTACTTGAGAAAGAGATAAAATATCTTGGCGATACGTTGCAAAACCCGAAAAGACCGTTCATAGCTATTCTTGGCGGTGCAAAAGTTTCTGATAAAATTAGTGTAATTGAAAATCTTATAAAAAAAGTTGACGCAATTTTAATCGGTGGTGCGATGGCTTACACTTTTTTGAAAGCACAGGGAATATCGATTGGTAAATCCCTTGTTGAAGAAGATAAACTAAATTTAGCGAAAGATCTGATGAAAAAAGCCGGCAAAATTCAGTTTTTACTTCCGATTGACCATATAATAGCTGATAAAGTTGATGCAAGTGCAAATGTCGAAGAAACAAAAAGTATTGATATAAAAGATGGTTGGATGGGTGTTGACATCGGCTCGACAACAATAACAAAATACAGCAGTGTTATTAAATCGGCAAAAACTATCGTTCTTAACGGTCCTATGGGTGTGTTTGAGATTGATAAATTTGCTAAAGGAACAAACGCAGTTGTTTGTGCAATTGCCGAAGCCACATTAAAAGGTGCGATTTCAATCATAGGTGGCGGCGACAGTGTTTCTGCTGTTAAAAAAGCCGGTGTTTCAGATAAGGTTTCACATATTTCTACCGGTGGCGGTGCTTCGCTGGAGTTTTTAGAAGGCAAAGACTTACCGGGAATCGCAGCATTAAAGGATAAATAG